The following proteins are co-located in the Candidatus Edwardsbacteria bacterium genome:
- a CDS encoding DUF167 domain-containing protein has translation MRLNLKIVPNAKQEKIVPEGDVYKVYIPAPAVDGKANAYLIKFLAKHFGVRKSAVTLVRGETSRHKVVEIAGL, from the coding sequence ATGCGTCTCAACCTCAAAATAGTCCCCAACGCCAAACAAGAGAAGATCGTTCCCGAGGGCGACGTCTACAAGGTCTACATCCCGGCCCCGGCGGTGGACGGCAAGGCCAATGCCTATCTGATAAAATTCCTGGCCAAGCATTTCGGGGTGCGTAAAAGCGCCGTCACCCTGGTGCGCGGCGAGACCAGCCGCCACAAGGTGGTGGAGATAGCAGGTCTATGA